The Deinococcus hopiensis KR-140 sequence AATATCCCGTTGTGAAGCCGCGCAGGACGGTCATCATCCACTGGAGGCCCTATGAAGCAAAGTGCAGTGGCAGCTCAGAAAATCGATGAACGAATCGCGGAACTCGGCGGTTGGCGCGGAGAGATGCTCGCGTGGGTGCGGACCCTCGTGCGCGACGCCGATCCCGAGGTGACCGAGGAGTGGAAGTGGGAGGTGCCCGTGTGGTCCCGCGCAGGCGTGATCTGCACCGGCGAGACGTACAAGGCCGCCGTGAAGATGACCTTCGCCCACGGCGCAGCCCTGGCAG is a genomic window containing:
- a CDS encoding DUF1801 domain-containing protein, coding for MKQSAVAAQKIDERIAELGGWRGEMLAWVRTLVRDADPEVTEEWKWEVPVWSRAGVICTGETYKAAVKMTFAHGAALADPAGLFNASLKGGTRRAIDIREGERPDAEALKTLIRAAVAHNLARTRG